Below is a genomic region from Treponema sp. OMZ 798.
AATAACTTCTTCCAATGCTGTAACTGCACTATGCTCCAATGGTATCTTGCTATAATCTAATACTTTATAAGCAAAAGTTTGATCTTTTATGGATTCAATCCAGTCTTCTTTTTTAAGATTTTTTAAATACTCGGAAAGCGTATTCATACAATGTTTAGTCAATTCATTATTGATATTTTCAGTATGCACAGCCTTAAAAAAGGCTATAGGTATATCCGATATATTAGATTCGTTGATAGCTTTTACTGCAAAATCTCTCCACGCATTTAAATGTGATAACAGCACATCATGCGAAAGCTCTAATTTTTCATTAATCGAGTCATAATGCATGAGCAGTTTCTCTATATGTGCGCTAGATATACCATAAGAATTCTTTGTTAATTCCTGTGCAACAGCTTTGTAGACAGGGAACTCCATTTCCGGTAAATGGAGAAGAATATCACCATAGCTTGTATAATATTCAATTCGTTCTGATATTTTTTTAACAATATTAGGATCATTACTATTTAACACAGTATCAAAATAAATTGAATATGAGGAGTTAAAGTTATCATATTGCGCAATTCTCATACAAATTAAATCATAATAAAAATCATTTTTACTATCCCAGTCAGTAAATAGGGAGTATATATTGCTATCCGATAAAAGGTCTTTTTGAACCGGACGTTCCAGTTCCTTTAAGCGAGTGTATAATATTTCAATATATTCTTTATTATCATAATTGTTTTTAATTCCATCAATTAATTTTGATTTGTATTTTTCTAAATCGTCTTTTTTTGTAAGATACGGTATAAATGTAACTCCCTTTAACTTTTCAAGTTTCAGTTCAGATAAATATGTATCAATCTCATTATTATCACAAGTAATTTTATATTTATTAATATTGGCCTTAGCCAGATTAATAAAAACAATAAACTGCTCAATCTGTAACTTCTTTGGCATAAGATGAGAAAATACATCAATATTTTTTAATTGAGTAAGTTTTGTGATATCATTATAATACTGCTGAGGATTAAAGTTTTTATTATTTGCTAACATACTTATAATAGTTTCTAGATATTGTGCAGGAGCTTCAATATGAGATAGTAGTATATACTGATAATTTTCAAGCTTTGTTTCCACTTTATCTCTTGCCTTATTGTAAAGAACTTTCCAAATATATTTGGCATACTGAGTATTCATTTTATCATCAAAAATTTTATTAATAGATTCTACAGCATTACCGATATTTGTAATAATCGGTACAGCAGATTCTAACGCATCAATAAAAATTGGTGATTCGCTGATCTCTTTAACGGTATTTGCATCGTTATTATCAAGTGATTGCTTAAGTTTTTCCCTAAATATAACACTTTCTACTTCTTCCGGAGGTAGTTGATAGTGAAGTGCTGCAAGGTATTTTGCTAAGTCAGTATCATTTTTATATAGAAATTCAATAGCACCTAAAAAGGTAGGCGAAAAAATTTCAATAATACCTTTTTCGGTTATTTTCTGTTTACCGAATATGTACAATGCAATATATTGATAAGGTATAGCATCTTCTACAATTTGTTTAATTGTTACTATTTCGTTGATGAATGCAATAATTTTTCGAGGTGATTGTTCTATCGTAAGCATATCATATATTTGCATTACATTTTCATAATTATCTTGATCAATTGTATTCCCAAATGCCTCCTTCCACTGAATTCTAAAATAGTTTTTCCAGTCCGACATAATAGGCGGAGAAACTCTATACACTACATCAAAAGTTTTATTGATAAAATCATCGCCATAACATATATATTCATCTAAAAAATTATCTTTATCTTTATCGTTATCTTTTGTGAGTATTTGTATATCCTCTTTTTTAAAAGCATTTCGTATATGTTGCCTATCGAAAGGAACAATAACCCATATATGTTCGTATCTTTCTTCTGCAAAAAAACTATGAATAGATGACCAAAGTTCTTGCACCTTATCTGATGGGAGTCTATCCATATTATCAAAAATGATTATTAGATTATTGTTTATCAAGTCATTAGATACTTCTTCTATCCAATCTTTAAAGTCTTTTGAAGAAGGATTGCGTTCAGATATTATTTCATGTGTTATAGTATCTTTTCTATCTTTTGTATAAAAAGCAAATATATCATTAAAAATATGTATAAATTTTTCCTGTTTTTTTTGTTTTTTGAAGAACCCAAAAAGATATTTTAATATTATATAACAAACTGCAACTATAAATAATGATAAAGGTGTAAAAAATATATATTTACTAACTTTTGGACAAGTTTCTTGTAATAAATCTGAAAGAGGTTTTAAAGCAGGTGTGATAATGATAGAAAAAATACCTATCATAACGCTAATACTTAACCTTGGTATAGTTTTTACTTCGGTTTCTTTTGTTCTTGATTCAAGATTTTTGCATTTTTCTTCCCATTTTTTACTACCAAGAATTTTTTTCTCATTAACCAGAAAATCGGTTAAATTTTCTAAAATTGCACGTCTTTGAATATCCTCTTGATGTCCCCATGCGTCATATAGAAAAAAGTGATATTTTTCATTCTCTTGCTGATTAAGCTGTTTTTCTACTATCTTTAACAGATTTGATTTACCGGAACCCCAAGACCCGTCAAGACCTATCATACGGCAATCCGAATTATTTTTTATAGTATCACAAATATTCTTTGCAATTGTAGTATGAGCCTTACCGGTAAATAAATCTTCTGCACAAAGAATTATAACCAACAATAAATTCTTCTTTTAGATTACAATCGGAAAGATAAAAAGCTTTATTATCTCCACTCACTATTCCCTGAAAGATACCTTTGAAAATATGTTTTACCATCATCTTTTGTAATTGTAATTTTTGAATGAGTGAAGTATCAGCTGAAGCAGATAAATGCCAAGCTCCATTGTCTTGCAAAATATCAAAAGGTAAAATATCAAAAAATAGTTTATCTGTTATTTTTTCAGGCTCGGTTTTTATAAATTTAAAGTCGGTATTGTTGTGTGAAAGTCCAATAATACAGGTATAAACAGAAGCCGTATTGAATACAAGATGTGATTCAAAATGAACGATACTGTTCAATGCATGATTTTCATATATAAATTGTCTAATACCTGAGCCGAAATCACTATTGATAAATTTATTAGGAAGAATAAATGATTGTACTCCATCCTTATTAAGCAATTTAAAACCTTTTTCCATAAAAAGTATATAAAAATCAAAGCGTCCGGTTGCAGATTTATATACCTGCTCATAGTATTTTGATTCCTCCGTATAATATTCACGCAATCCTTGTACTCTAAGATACGGCGGATTCCCTATCACACAGTCAAAGCCGCCTTGAGCAAAGACTTCGGGGAATTCCTTGTCCCAGTCAAAGGTGTTGATTTTCCGCATGGCTTCATCATCAAAAAGGCTTAAATCTTTTTCGTTATAATAGTCGGAACCGACGAGGCTGTTGCCGCATTTGATATTTGAATCGAGTGAGGGCAATAGTGTAAGATCCGAAAACTTAAAAAGCTGTCCCTGTGTTTCGCTGCCTTCGTTTTCCAAAAGTTTTAAGTAAAGCGACAATTTGGTAACTTCAACAGCCTGACCGTCTATATCAACTCCGTAAATACTGTTAAGCAATATTCTCTGTTTTTCTTCAATGGTAAGCTTATATACATTTTTTCCTGCTTCATAAATATAACCGTTTTTTAGCGCAGCCTTCCGCTCCTTTTCATTTGAATAATAGTCCAAATGATAATTAAGCAGCTCTTGATAGGCTTCCACAAGGAAGGAGCCTGAACCGCAGGCAGGGTCTACAACTTTCAGCTTTGCAATATCTTCGGGAGTTTTTCCCCTTATCTTTATACCGATTGTATTATCAACAATGTAGCGGACAATGTATTGAGGCGTATAGTACACGCCGCCTGCCTTTTTTACCTCAGGCTTTTCTTAGATAAGGGCGGTGTGTCCGCCTTTTACATTGCGGAATTTAATGGTCTTTCCTAAAAACTGCTCGTAAATATTACCGAGAATTTCTACGGGTAAAATAGAAAACTCATAAGGACATTCAGGGTAATACAGCCCGTTTATAATGGAAGAAAGAACCGCATCGTCAATCGTCAGATTCCGAAGCCAATCATGCGGTTTAAAAAGACCGGAATTGTACTTTGCATTTGCCTTGTCAAACACAGCTTGCAGCTTTTGGTATACCGCACCGCTTTCCGTTATTTTTTTAAGAAGTCCGTACTCTTCCATTTCTTTATCTTCTGCAATCCGCAAGAAAATAATACGGTCGATAATTTTTTGTACGGCAACATTTAAATGGTAAATGCTTAAAGAAGGATTGCGTAAGGCAATATTCTTTGCAATGTCCGTCCGCCAGCTTTCAATCAGCTTTAGTAATTCTTTGTCGACTTCGGAAGTGCCCTTTTTATTTTTATTTTCTTGAATATAGGAATCAAAGCTGCCCTTTAAAATTGCCTCTTTTGAAAAGGTGTTAAAAATAAAATCGAAATTCTTTTGATATTCATCAAAGGTGCAATAAAAAATACGGGCCGTACTCGGTTTATCGGAAGGCGAAGGTTTTATGCGTGTATCGTACACGGCAAATTCTTCAAAGTCGGTGAGAATACACAGGGGCAGCTTTGCCGTATAGCCGTACCGCCTTACCTGAAAAGCAGGCTCAAGGTCATCTTTGATATTAACGCTAGGCTTTTTCGCTTCTACAAAAAACTTTCTCACTCCGCCTATCCTAAACGCATAATCGGGAGCCTTAACTTTACCTTCGATTGTTACCTTGTCTTCACGCACAACCTCGCGATACTGCTCGGAATAACCTTGTGTATTACTGATATCCCAGCCCAAAAGCTCAAAAAACTTATCTATAAAATCAGTGCGGGTATTTGCTTCATCATAAGCCGCTGCATTATACTGTTTTTTATTTTGTTCAAACAGATCAGTTAATTTTGTAAGACCGATTATATGTTCATCTAAAATATTCATGAGTAACTCCGTAAAAGCATAATTACATTTGATTATACCAAATTCCTATAAAAAAATCAGAGGGTAACAAATAAATCTTTAGCAAAATAAAGTTTGAATGAGGCAAATGATATAAGCAAGGAACCTTACCCAAGCCAACAATCTTCCGTAATGAGGCCTTCTTTCAGTTTGAGAACTCGGCCGCACGAAACTCCCAATTGCCCATAGCTTTCAAGCATTAGGGAACGCAAGCCTGCATTATGTAAAACATCTGTAGAAAGCTTCACGATTTTAGAACTTTTAATTATAAAAAAATCTTCACAATTTTTAAAATTATCATTGACAAATTGTCAGTTACGTGATATTCTAAGTGTTGGGATGAATAGTATGAGAGATGTAAAAGAACCTGAAATACGGCGTGCCGAGATTATGAATGCGGCAATGCTGCTTTTTATGGAGAAAGGATATACTAACACAACAACTCAGGATATAGTCGATAAAGTAAATATATCAAGAGGGTTGTTATATTATCACTTTAAGAATAAAGAGGATATCTTATATTGTCTTGTAGAACAATATTCAGATAAACTATTGAAAGATATTCACATTATTACCTATGATGATAAAACTGCCATAGAAAAAATCAGATCATTTATGAATGCCACCATTATATCTTCGGAAAATATTTCGGCAGAGGGTACAGTGCTACAAAAAACAGTTGACCTTAAAGAAAATCAATATATGATAGATAAGTTATCCCATAAGCTTGTTGAAAAACTGACAATATATTTTGAAAAGATTATAAATCAAGGAATAACGGAAAAAGTTTTTTTTGTAAAATATCCATCAGAAACAGCAGAATTTCTTATGACAGCTTATGTTTTTGTTTCAAATAACATAAGTATAAGATATTCGAAAAAAGAACCTGTTAATGACTACTTAAACGCATTTAAGATAATGCTTGAACAAAGTTTAAATACGAAAAAGCTCTTTAGTAATCAAAAAAAAATAGAATGTTTGTAAGGAGAATGGTATGCCGATAGATGTTGCTACACAAGTTATCGGTTTTATTTTAAAGAATAACTGACAAATTGTCAATAGAGGCGGAAATTATGTTAGAGATAAAGAATTTTAGTAAATTCTATGGGAACAAAAAGGCTGTTGAAAACTTATCCGCTTCAGTACAGTCCGGAGATATTTATGGATTCATTGGTGCAAATGGAGCCGGAAAAACTACAACGATAAAAGCGGTAGTTGGGATTCATGATTTTGAGAATGGAAGTATAACGATTGACGGGCATTCCATTAAAGAGGAGCCTGTTATTTGTAAAAAAATGATGGCATACATTCCGGATAATCCGGATTTATATGAACATCTGACAGGATTTCAGTACATCAATTTTATTGCAGATTTATTTGAAGTTTCTACTGAGATACGCAGAGAAAGAATCCAGAGATACGGCGATTTATTTGAAATGACGAAACATCTTTCGGGAATGATATCTTCGTATTCACATGGCATGAAGCAAAGAACGGCGATTATTTCTGCACTGGTGCATTCTCCAAAGTTACTAATTTTAGATGAACCTTTTGTTGGACTTGATCCGAAAGCAACTTTTCTACTAAAGAAAATAATGCACGAATGCGTATCAGATGGAGGAGCCATTTTCTTTTCAACACATGTATTGGATGTTGCAGAAAAATTATGTAATAAAATTGCAATTATAAAAACCGGAAAGTTAATAGCGAGCGGAAATACAGAAGAAGTCAAAGGCAATAAATCTTTGGAAACTTTTTTCATGGAGGTGCAGGATAATGAGCAAAATTTGGATACTAATTAAAACACAATTGATGAATTTTTTTCCGATCAACGAAATGAAAGAGCCGGGAAATAAAAAACAAAGTTCAATTGTTATTGCAAGTTTTGGAATAATAACTCTTGCCATATTTTTCTTTGTTTATAATATCATAACAGCCAAAACATTGGTACAAGCGGGACAGCAGGAGTTGATACCGGCATATATGGTATCGGTATCAAGCTTTGCAATATTATTTTTGACAATATTTTATTCGAATGGGATTTTATTTGGCAGTCGTGATATGAAAAATCTTTTGTCGTTGCCTGTAAAAAGTTCGGATATTATAAGCAGCAAGTTTATGTTTATGTATTTATTGAATTTTTTAATAGGATTGATGTTTATGCTTCCGGGAGGAATTGTTTGGGTGTTAAACGGAAGTTTAAATGCATTACAGATTATATTGTATTTTACTTCCATAATTTTTGTTCCGTTGATACCGATGTGTATAGCAGCATGTATGGGAATCGTTATTGTTGTTGCTTCATCTTTCTTTAAGAGAAAAAATGTTATTACATTAATCTTTTCATTTGCGATGATAGGAATCATTGGATATATTGCAGTGTCGGCTATGAAATCAGGTAATGAAAATAGCATTGGGATTATGCTTTCTAAGCAAATTACCGGACTGTACCCGCTATCTAAGTTATTTATGGAATACTATAAATTTCCAATGCACATTGGAGTAGGGTTATTTATTGTTCTCTCGATAGTATTTTTTTATATATTTGCCAAAATGGTTTCATTGAAGTATGGATTGCTTAATACTCTTGCTAAAACAACAACAAGATATTCCGACAACAAAAATTCGAATAATAGAAAATCAGTATTTTTTGCCCTATATAAAAAAGAAATGGGACGGTTTCTAAACTCATATATGGCAGTGTTGAATGCAGGTCTTGGTGTAATACTTTTATGTGTTTTCAGTATATTTTTCCTTTTTAATTCTTTACAACAAATAGGGGAATATTCGGGAATCGAAAATATTAATGAATATCTTTCAAATTTTGCTCCGATGTGTATTGCTTCAATGTTTTTACTTAGTTGTCCGGCAGCGTTTTCCATATCTTTAGAAGGTAAAAATGTTTGGATTTTGCAAAGTTCTCCTATTCGGGTAAAAACGATTTTAAATTCTAAAATTGCAGTAAATCTTACAATTCATTTAATCGGATACATGATTTCCATATTTGTATTTACACTGAAACTCGACATGAGTCCAATTCAAATGATTAACCTAATAATTGTTCCTATATGCTATTCCGTTTTTATAACAGTGATAGGAATTTCTTTGAATAAAAAATATCCTAACTATGAATGGGAAAGCGAGATGATGGTAGTAAAACAGAGTATGCCTGTTATTGTGTCTGCAATTATTGGAATGGCTGCATTAGTTATACCAATTCTTCTTCATTGGTTTTTAAATCTTCCGATAACGCCTGTTTTTCAAATAATATCGGTTACTTTACTTGTTATTGCAAGTGGAGTTTATATAAAAATCGGTAAATCAAATTTTATTTAGTTCAAGGAGAGAAATTGTATGAAAGATGGACTGTTAAAAGATGTCTTGGTGTTGGTGGTAATAATGGTTGTAATATTTATTATTTGCTTATTTCTCCCGGAGAAAATTCCTGTTCATTTCAATGCAAAAGGAATCCCTGATATGTATGTGAATAAATTTTATCTTTTATTTGCCACAGTCGTTCCTTACTCTGCATACCGGAAATTTGTACGAGGAAGAAAAAACAGAAAGCTAAGTGAGTAAGCATCCACATTTACAAATTGGTTGCAATCCTTTTATCAAGCCTTTTTAGCATCATACATAAAAACAAATGCGGCAATCTGTTCGTTGAAACGTGCTTCATTCGTTCAATTTCAAGGAAGCCCCCTCCCCCAAATTTTTCACTTTTCTTTGTTAAATTCGGTTGACACTAACTTTAAATTATGTTATCTTTATATTAGCGACGGTAGCGTCGCTATAATCTGCCGGCAAGGCAGGGTGTTTGGGAGAATGTATGTGTGCAAAAGAAAGGCTTCCGGCTGATGTCCGCAAAAAGGAAATCAGGGAGGCGGCAAAAAAGGTATTTTTAAAAAAAGGCTTCGGCAGTACCACAATGGAAGACGTTATCGCTGCAACGGGTATGAGCAAGGGCGGGGTTTACCGGCACTACAAAAGCACGGCAGAAATGCTCTATGACCTTATGCTTGACGGCAACGAATACCGCTCCTATCTTTCCGAAGACTTTATGCGCAAGCATGAGGGAATTTCTGTCGAAGACCTTGCAATCGAAATTGCCGTTATGAAAATGCTTGACCCCAACGAGTACAAATCCTTATATGCCATGTTTTTAATGGAAGCGGAAAAAAATAAAAAACTTCAAAAATTACGCGATGAACTTATAAAAGAATCTGCAAAGGAATTACGCTCATTTTTACATGAACATAACTTGGATAAACTCATACCCCTAACAAGCGAAACGGGTATAGCTTTTCTAAATGCCGTCATCGTATCATGCGAAGTCCTATCGGTGGGTAAGGTTTTTAGAAAAAACAAAGATTTTTTTAGAAACATAATTCGTCATTATTTTAGTGAATCAGAGGAGAAACACAATGAACCTGATAAAAAAATACATCAGTAAAAACAAGGGTATGTATGCAGCTTCCATATTCTGCGCCTTGCTAGAAGTCGCTATGGGACTTATTACATACATCACTTTGGCGGGAGCAGCTGCCGCTCTTATCGAAGGCAATAGAGATATGCAGTTTTACACAAAGGCAGCAGGAATTATTTTGATCTGCTTTACGTTAAAAGAAATCTTTGCGGCAATTTCTACATCAATATCGCACAGAGCAACTTTTTCTGCATTGAAGGATATACGCAAAGATATTTCGGACAAGATGTTTAAGATGCCCTTAGGCGACATTCTCGACATCTCATCGGGAAAGCTTAAAAATATTCTTGTCGAACAAGTCGATTCAATGGAAACAACATTGGCTCATCTTGTTCCCGAAATGACGGCAAACATTGCAGGCCCCGTCATTCTGTTAGTGTATATGTTTATTTTGGATTGGAGACTGGGGCTTCTTTCTCTTGTGCCTCTTGTTATCGGCATGATGTTTATGAAAACCACAATGAAATCATACGGAACAAATTATGCCGAATCGGTAAAAATAAATCAGGGAATGAACAGTGCCGTAGTCGAATACATCAACGGTATCGAAGTTATAAAAACCTTCAATCAAAATGAAAAGTCATACAAAAAATACAGCGATGCAGTCTACAACAATGCTTCATTTTATTATAAGTGGATGAAGCAGTGTATGGTCGGCGTTTCGGCATACCGAACTATCTGCCCTATGATGCTCTTAACAATTTTACCCTTCGGCGTTTTATTCTATTTAAATAATTCGATTACGCCTGTTAACCTTATCACGATAATTATCCTTTCATTCGGTACAATCGAAAATATTATTGCAGCAACAAATGCTTTGGATGACCTTGCACGCATAAACACCATTACAGGAGAAATAAACGGAATCTTGGAGTCAAAAGAATTGGTTCATGCAGAGACGAGGGCAGAGATTCCAAATTATAATATAGAATTTAAAAATGTGGAGTTTTCATACAAGGACGGCAAAAAAATATTGAACGGCTTAAATCTTTTATTAAAAGAAAAACAAATTACCGCCATCGTCGGCCCTTCGGGTTCGGGAAAGTCAACCATCATAAGACTCATTGCAGGCTTTTGGGATACAACGGCAGGCAGGCTCAGCATCGGCGGTACGGACATAAGGGCACCTCTAAAAACCTATTTTTTAGTGTACCTATTTATTATTTTAGTAGCTTTTTTATAAATTGTCTAGTGTAAAACTTGGATTCTTTATCTTAGTTCCCTTACTTTTCATTTTATTACCTATATGCTCCCTCATTTTATTTCTTTAGATAGCAATATCGGCATAAGTTGTATGTTAAGTTCATCATTATTATCGAAAATGTTGCACGAGCTAATCCTATCGTTCTTACATATATACCTTTCATTGAGTTTGTCATAAAGCCAAATACATGTTCGACTCTCGCCCGTATTTTTGATTTTTTTCTGTTACCGATTTTTTGTTTTTTACTAAGAGGTTTCCCTCTTGCTCCTCTTTCACAAATTTGCCCTTCTATTCCTTTCGCTTTTAAAATCCTGTCTATTTCTTCTCCTATATAGGCACTATCTGCGTATAATCTTTCATCTTCCCTTTCAATCAAATTTTTTAACTCTCTACTATCATGAACATTGGCTGCTGTTACCGTCGCTTTCAATATAAGCTTACTTTTTTTATCTATTTTTATATGATCTTTATAACCGTAATAATTACGTTTATGCTTCTTTGTCCACCTCGCATCACAGTCTTTTTGCGATAATTTTGCCTTATTTTGTTTTTCTTGCCATTGTTCAGGAATTTTTCCGTTTTTAATTTGTTCATTTTCATCTTTGCTGTTATGCTGTATCGGAGCTTCTACTATTGTCGCATCTATTATCGTTCCCTCTTTTCCTATTAAGTTATTCCTAGCTAATTCTTTTCCAAACTTTTCAAATAACTTTTTTGATACTCTCGCTTCAATGAGTTTTTCTTTAAAAAGCCATATTGTTTTTGAATCGGGTACTTTATCTTTTAATTCCAATCCTAAAAATCTCATAAAGGATAGCCGATCGTTTATTTGATATTCCGTTTGATCATCACTTATGTTGTATAATTTTTGTAAGATTATTATTTTAAACATCATTACATAATCGTATGCAGGTCTTCCGCCTAAACCTTTTGACTCTTTGGTTAATGCTTTTTTTAATAGGGGTTTGAATATTTCCCAATTTATTTTTTCGTTTAATTTTTCAAGACTATCTCCTAACTTGCTTAATACTCTTAAACGATCTTCTTCATCAAATAATCCTTTTTGTTTCATACCTCATTTTATCATCTTTTTAATCTTTTTTAAAGGGGGTTTTTAGAGGTGCCCATAAAAGATATTCCGCTTGCCCGGCTTTCAGAAATTATTTCCTATGTATCGCAGGATAATTATTTATTCGATATGTCCATACGAGAAAACATCAGAATAGGAAAACCCGATGCAAGCGATGAAGAAGTTGAAAGCATTGCAAAAAAATCGGGTTGTGATGAATTTATACGGAACCTTGAACACGGTTACGATACGATAAGCGGTCAAGGCGGAAGCCGTCTTTCAGGCGGAGAAAAACAGCGCATTTCTATCGCCCGTGCTATGTTAAAAAACGCCCCGATTGTTATCCTCGATGAAGCGACGGCATATATGGACACCGAAAACGAGAGCCTCATGCAAAAAGCTATCGGCACCTTGGTACAAGGCAAAACCCTCATTGTAGTTGCCCATCGATTAAGAACCGTCGTCAATGCAGACAACATCGTTGTAATCGAAAACGGCAGCATAGAAAGTACAGGCACTCACACCGAACTTTTGGAAAAATCGGCTCTTTACCGCAGCATGTGGGAAGCAGCTCTTAAGGGAGAAGAATAATGATTAGTGTTTTTAAAAAGATTATCCGCTTTGCTCAAAAGGAGCGGGCAAATATAAGAAAATCGATTATTGCAGGTTTTATGAATGCAGTTTTTAACGCATTACAATTTGCGGCAATTTATTATGTATTAGTTAGAATATTCAATAAAACAATCGGAACAAAAGACATTGCTGTAAGCCTCGGCATCCTGCTTATAAGCCTTGCAGGAAAGATGATTACCAAATATATTTCGCAATTACAGCAAACCCATGCGGGTTATTTTATGGCAGCCGACAAAAGAATCGAAATCGGCGAAAAACTAAAAAAAGTTCCTATGGGATTCTTCTCCGACTTCAGTTTAGGAAAACTCACCACACTCAGCACCACCACTTTAAGCCTCATCGAGGCACAGGTCCCTCTTCTTTTGGTTTTAATGCTAGGCGGTCTACTGAACACAAGCATTTTTGTATTAAGCCTTTTCTTTTTTAACGTAAAAATAGGCTTAATTGCGGTAGGCGGAATGACAGGCTTTTTTATCGTTACCGCCTGTATGGAAAAACGCTCGCGTAAAAATGCCCACCAAATCCATGAAGCGCAACAGGACTTAACAAAGCAGGTGCTTACAACCGTACAGGGAATGTCTGTTATAAAATCCTACAATCTTGCAGGAGAAAATAACAAGGAACTTCACAAGGCCTTTGACGACAACTGCCGCATTACGATGGGTCTTGAAAAAACAATGACACCCTACATTGCAGCACAGCGCATCATTATAGGAGCCGCAATCAGCCTGATGGTTTATTTTTCTTTTAAGCTTTATTTAAAAGGAGCCATGCTTTTACCTGATGCAATTATGTCGATGATTGCAAGTTTTATAATCTTTGAAGGATTAAAAGGAGCAGGCAGTTTGATGGCAATTTTAAGAATTACCGAAAACGCTATCGACAGTTTAAACTATCTTGAAACAATGCCCGAAATACAGGAGGGAGAAAAAACTCAAACAACCGCATCCGCTTTCGGCAATTCAAAAACCGAAATCGAATTTAAAAATGTGTCATTCAGGTATGACGAAA
It encodes:
- a CDS encoding ABC transporter ATP-binding protein; protein product: MNLIKKYISKNKGMYAASIFCALLEVAMGLITYITLAGAAAALIEGNRDMQFYTKAAGIILICFTLKEIFAAISTSISHRATFSALKDIRKDISDKMFKMPLGDILDISSGKLKNILVEQVDSMETTLAHLVPEMTANIAGPVILLVYMFILDWRLGLLSLVPLVIGMMFMKTTMKSYGTNYAESVKINQGMNSAVVEYINGIEVIKTFNQNEKSYKKYSDAVYNNASFYYKWMKQCMVGVSAYRTICPMMLLTILPFGVLFYLNNSITPVNLITIIILSFGTIENIIAATNALDDLARINTITGEINGILESKELVHAETRAEIPNYNIEFKNVEFSYKDGKKILNGLNLLLKEKQITAIVGPSGSGKSTIIRLIAGFWDTTAGRLSIGGTDIRAPLKTYFLVYLFIILVAFL
- a CDS encoding IS5 family transposase, giving the protein MKQKGLFDEEDRLRVLSKLGDSLEKLNEKINWEIFKPLLKKALTKESKGLGGRPAYDYVMMFKIIILQKLYNISDDQTEYQINDRLSFMRFLGLELKDKVPDSKTIWLFKEKLIEARVSKKLFEKFGKELARNNLIGKEGTIIDATIVEAPIQHNSKDENEQIKNGKIPEQWQEKQNKAKLSQKDCDARWTKKHKRNYYGYKDHIKIDKKSKLILKATVTAANVHDSRELKNLIEREDERLYADSAYIGEEIDRILKAKGIEGQICERGARGKPLSKKQKIGNRKKSKIRARVEHVFGFMTNSMKGIYVRTIGLARATFSIIMMNLTYNLCRYCYLKK
- a CDS encoding ABC transporter ATP-binding protein; this encodes MISVFKKIIRFAQKERANIRKSIIAGFMNAVFNALQFAAIYYVLVRIFNKTIGTKDIAVSLGILLISLAGKMITKYISQLQQTHAGYFMAADKRIEIGEKLKKVPMGFFSDFSLGKLTTLSTTTLSLIEAQVPLLLVLMLGGLLNTSIFVLSLFFFNVKIGLIAVGGMTGFFIVTACMEKRSRKNAHQIHEAQQDLTKQVLTTVQGMSVIKSYNLAGENNKELHKAFDDNCRITMGLEKTMTPYIAAQRIIIGAAISLMVYFSFKLYLKGAMLLPDAIMSMIASFIIFEGLKGAGSLMAILRITENAIDSLNYLETMPEIQEGEKTQTTASAFGNSKTEIEFKNVSFRYDEKNILNNVSCKMNEKEITAVVGPSGSGKTTLCNLIARFWDVQGGSISIGGVNIKDLSLEDLMSKISMVFQNVYLFEDTIENNIKFGKPEASREEVIEAAKKAMCHEFIEALPQGYDTLIGEGGASLSGGEKQRLSIARAILKDAPIIIFDEATANIDPENEDKLRLAIEALTANKTIIMIAHRLKTIRNADKILVLHDGTIEQSGTHEELTAQGGLYKNLITAKNESAGWKLSKN
- a CDS encoding TetR/AcrR family transcriptional regulator encodes the protein MCAKERLPADVRKKEIREAAKKVFLKKGFGSTTMEDVIAATGMSKGGVYRHYKSTAEMLYDLMLDGNEYRSYLSEDFMRKHEGISVEDLAIEIAVMKMLDPNEYKSLYAMFLMEAEKNKKLQKLRDELIKESAKELRSFLHEHNLDKLIPLTSETGIAFLNAVIVSCEVLSVGKVFRKNKDFFRNIIRHYFSESEEKHNEPDKKIHQ